From the Callithrix jacchus isolate 240 chromosome 22, calJac240_pri, whole genome shotgun sequence genome, the window ACGGTTGCTCCTTGGACTTAGATGACAACATATTTTCCCAGACTTGTTTCCACTCCTTCCATTTCAGCTTTCTCTGATCCTCCTGAAGCATTTCCTCCTCTGGGGATAgcttctctccagcctggtgTAGTTTCTCCTCTTCCTGAAGAAGCCTCTTCTCCCAGTCTTTCTTCCATGCCTTCCAGGATTTCCTTGTCTTACCATGGACCTGTTTCCACTCATCCCAGGACCTTTTCCAGTCCTGCCAAGATGGTGTCCTCTTAGTCAAAACTGGTCTTTCTTCTTGTTCGACCACTTCCTCCTCAAGTGTGGCCGTTTCCTTCACTTCCTCACTCATATCCCTCTCTTCTTTAGTCATTTCCGTCTTTATTTTTCCCGCTTTTCTTTCCCACTGGACAGCTTTCCTCTCTCGCTCAGGTGACTTCTGAAacgttttcttctcttctttccttggtatttgtctttccttgGTTACGTCACCTGGTtctaaaaaaataactttctttttcttgctttttttcaaaATCACTTGGGTTTCCTCCAAGCCCGGCATGTCCTTCGCTGTCTTTTGTGCTTGTTCCTCATCCCTTGGTAGCACTTCCTTATGTCTGATCACTTCTTGCATCACATCTCGTGTCATGTCCTCTCTAATTGCTCCTTCATAAGTAAAACTTGGTTTTTCTTCCGGCGGGACTGCATCCCAATCAAGGTCCTCAAGCAGAACCTTACTTTCTTTCTTCAAGAGGGGGCAGATCTCCTGAAAGAGTTCCCAGCTGGGGTGCCTATCTACCAGCGTCTCCTGAGCAAATTTCACTAGCTCAGTGGTTAGATTTTCTGACATTTCTGTTTGGGAACCAGATATCCTCAGGGTCATAAGATGACATAGATCATCCCGCCATGTTGAGCCACCTCCAGTGGTAGGTCTGCGGCCAGACACTCCAGAGGCTCCCCGCCCTTGaagtttaaactttttaataactGGCTGTTCTACTACAGGAGGTTCCCCAGTTATAACTTGGGCTTCTCCCTTCTTCTTGTGCTTCTTTTTGGGTTTCTGAGCTGTTGCTTTCTTGTCTCTTTTGTCACGTATTTTCCTCAGCCTCTTCAGGGTCAGTGCAATGCGATCCTGTGAGATATCTTTCTCTTGAGAGTCAACATCTTTTAAGAGCGTGCTTACACTGGTGGTTAAAGACCATTTGGAATGGATGGATACGTCCTCCATCTCAATTGGTGCAGCCTCAGTCCCACTTTCATCCTCTAAGAGACCCAGCTCTCTTCCCATATGTTTAGAGCCTCTCTCTTTCATCTTCTTGAGACCTCGCAACCATTTCCGGCCTGCAGGAAAAATCGAGAGATGGAGGTAAGCAAACCCTGGGAAGCCAAATGAAACCCTTCCCAATATCAGATGTGAGCTAAGAAGAGCTGCCATAAAAAAAAGTACCAACAGAGAAGGCtgaggactttaaaaaaaaaaaaaagcattctttttgctttattcCTATCCCCCAACTCCTGCCAAATCCTAGAGAGCTGGGCCTTAGAGTCTTCCTGAGTTTGAGTGGATCCTTCTTAGAAGAGTGTCTATAATGAGATCTTTCCACTTATCTCTCTTCCCaccttgtatctttttttttgagacagagttttgctctgttgctcaggctgaagtacagtggtgccatctcagctcactgcaacctccacctcctgggttcaagtgattatcccacctcagcctcctgagtagcagggattacaggcacccaccatcatgcctggatactttttgtgtttttagtagagacaggttttcactatgttggtcaggctggtcttgagctcctgacctcaagtaatctgcccgcctcagcctcccaaagtactgggattacagccatgagccattgtgtccagccAGCCCACCTGGTATCTCTTGATCCACTTTAACCCTAACTACCCTGCCTCTTGGGGACCCTGAGGCATGGACCAGATTACCCCTTACATACTATGCTTTTTGCTCCCTGCTTGGCCTCGTCGTTTGCCTTTGCTTGGCTTAACGGCTACTTCAGGTTCTTCAGAACTTGTTGGGGCTTTCATGGGAAAGGATTTAAGCTCAGAAAGTTTTGAGACATCTAAAGAAAAAGCCGGCTTTTCATCACTACTTGACAAGGTCAGATTTTCATTCAATCTCTGCTCCACTTGAGTGTAAAGGATTTGGAGATCTGTGGCCCGCATCCCCAGCAGATGGTCCAAGTGTTCCTCCCCGATCATCTCCTGCCTATGAAAGTCAAAAGAGAAGAAGGATTATGCTGAGTCAGGAACAAAAGGGAGAATGGGGAGAAAAGAACGGCTGTGGAACAGGCAGGAGACTTGACACAGTGGCCAAGAGAGATGGCATATATAGAGTAAAATAATGGCTGAGATGAAAGAAAGCATCTAGGAAGCCAAGATGGCAACGAACAGAATGATCTATATTGGAGGCTGTAGGCATAGGAAAAGGACACATaggaaaagcaatggagaaaggaggtAGGTACAGTGGCCCAGTGTTACTGTGTTCCTCCATGCATTATCGaggaggctcatacctgtactcctagcacttcaggaggccaaggtggcaggagattgcttgagcccagttcgagaccagcctgggcaatatagtgagactctgtctctacaaaatgttacctggtgtggtgttgcatgtgtgtagccccagctactcaagaggctgaggcaggaggattgcttgagcctgggaagcagaggtttcagtgagccaagatcataccactatactccagcctgagcaacagagtgagaccctgtctcaaaaaaaaaaggaggaggaagaagagtgaGCGGTCAGGGGATTGTCAAGGATAGTCATCTAGGAATGAGCAAAGActatgagaaagaagaaaggtcaCAGAGAATTAATGAACAGGGTGAAGAGATAGCAAAGAAAAGGAGGGGGGAAATGGGGAATGGGGTAAAGAACTGAAGGAAAAGCACAAACTTACTGCATCTCCTGAAAAGTCTCTGGTTTCTGGATCAGCTGTAAGAGTGAGGTCCTAGAATGGATTCCAATCTCAGCCATGAGCATGAGGGTTTTGTTCCTCACTCTTTCATCCTTGTCCATTAATCCTTGAGCCAGAGGCACGGCAAAAAGATGAGTAATCATTCCTAGACGCTTCAACCCTTCCCAAGCTAGTTCTCGGATCAGTGGGTTGGAATTGGTTGTATCATCCAGTAGCCTACGGGCTGTCTCAGAGCGTAGGGTTGGAGACACCTGGTAAGAGGCAAAGATTTGCCCTAGTGCAGCAACACAGGATTGGTACTTCAGTGAGGAAGCATGGATCATAATATTGAGCATTGTCTCAATCATGCTATTAATGGCTATTTCACTCATCTTTCTTCCCAGCCAACTTCGGTTTGCTCTATCTATAAGGACACTGTAGGTTACATCCTTAGAAAGTCTCATTTCTAGGAAGTGttcatcctcctccttctttgAATATTCTATATTGCTTATAGCTCTTACCCTGCtgtgccagaaaaagaattcttgAAACCTGTCCCATTCCAACTCCCGCTGGGGTGCATGCAGGTTGCACTGTAGGTATATTGGGGTGCCCTCTGGCCAAAGACGAGCACGAATCACCGAATTGGGGATATAGCAATCAGGGGCCAAAAGCCATTCCCGCCCATGACCAAAGTAGTATCGCAATATCTGATAGGGGTTGAGTCCATCCCAGCTAGTCAGTTGTAGTTGGGGAGGAAGCACATAATGGTGGCGGTAACGTTTGCTCATCTGCATCCAGTCTTCCATGTTCTGCAAAGAATAATGCATGGAGGAACACAGTAACACTGGGCTCCCTTTCTCATCTTCTTCTATCACATGTGGCACAGAATGGTCAAAGGCAATGGCTCGGTTGTTGACAAGTTTCTCCAGACCCACTAATTTCTGTTGCCCTTGTCCAAGGTAGATGTACTTGGGCACAAACATGGTCTCAAAGGAGAAGAAGAAGCTTGGTATGAAAGGCTTAGGGGCTTCCAGTACTTCATCTGGTAAACTCATATAGGAAAGGTGAGTCAGCAGGGCTGGGGGGAGCAATTTTAAACAGGACACCAGGTAAAGACTCTGGTTGAAAGTCACAAGCAGGTCACCCCGGTCATTTGCAAAACAGAGTGGGCCAAAGTGCAGTGATGAGTCCAGAATGGCTATGAGTCTGCCCTGGAAGTCCCAGATCCGAACAGAGCCATCGATAGAACCTGTGACGAAAAGACTCAAGGACAGGCAGACATCAAAGGATGTGATGGCACACTGGTGCAGAGGCAGTGTTTCTATAAATTTCAAGCCATCCTGTGACCCAAAGGACATAAAATCATGGAACTTCCAGAGACGCAGGCAGTTTGTCTCTGTGATGGCACCCACAGACTTGGGCAAGAGTATCAGATGTGTGAGGTGACAGCTGCTGAGAATGCTGGCGAGAGGTCGCAGATGCACTTTGACCCCACCAAGCACCACTTCTGACAGGTGCACATAGTCATCCATTCCATAGGAACAGAGCAGAGAGTTTCTTTGGCCACCCATAATCCCTCCAGACAGTGTGGAGAGTGCCAGTACAGCACCAAAGTGCATGAATTTTTCTAATCGGGCACAGCTGTGCTGGGAGAGCACTCTTATCACACCACTCTGGTGCCCAGAGAATATCAGTCCCTCCAGGCCCTGCCCCAATTTGAAATGCCCGTAAGCCAGGCATTGTACAAAGTCCTGAGAATTTGGGGAGGTGCATAAGAGATACTTGGCTGGGCAAGGGCAGCGGGTTGTGTCAAATACCAGCACCTCGGAGCTGCCTGTTGCTACAAAGAGCTCCTCTTTACCTGGGTCGTAGGCCCAATCCACAGCCTGGTCCAGGATTGAGAAGGGCCAGGTGATAACCAGAAGATCCCCTGTTATTGGGGACACAAAGCGCAACAAGCCATCCTCAGTAGTACACAGGATCCGGAACCAGTTATCCCCACAGCAGACCCGACGCAACTGCTGGGGAGCAGAGCCACAGACATTGAAGAGGCTGTAGAAGCAGGGTAGGCGGCGCAAGGAAAAACTGTGGGCAGTTTGGCAGAAGAAAGTAATGCTGTCAATAAACTGGAGCTGGTACAGCTCCTCGCCAAGCTCTAGCCGCCGGAGCAGGCTCCCTGAAGTCAGGTTCCACTCCTTGATTAGGCTGTCACTTCCAGCTGTTAGCAGGGTGTGGGCCTCTGGTCGGCTATGGATGCAGATCACTGATGAGTTATGGGCCTGGAAACTGTGGAGTGGATGGCCCTGATGGAGGCTCCAAACTTGGATTTCCCCAGCTTGGTTTCCAACATAGAAAAAGCCCTGATCAAAACAGGTGAAGCAGCAGGTGATGGAGGAGCCACTGCTGGTGGATGTGAATCTCTTCACCTCCCCCAGCTGGCCCTTGCCCTGGCGCATAAGGACCCTCACCACCGTCTCACACAGGGCCAAGAGGGAGCCATTGGGACCATTTAGCACGATGTCCTGGACAAGCTCATCACCTGGCATGGAGACTATGTGGGCTATTTGGAGGCCCGTGCCACCTTGCTCAATGACCCAGGTGACCACTGCCCCCAGGATACCGGACAGCAGCATCTTCATTTCCGGGTCATAGCAGAGGCAGCTGATGTTGAAGCGGCAGGGCACTTTACCTAGGGGTTTGAATGCCCGAAAGTGGTCCCCAAAGAGTCGCAGGATCAGGTCGCCACAGTAGACCACAAGGATATGAAAGGAACCTGTGTGCACCATAGACTGGATGGGTGGCAATCGTTCAGTCATGGAGAATGTTCTCTTCTCAACTATGTCCTCAGTTTTGCTCTTCATCCATACTACAGCCTAGAAGAGAATGAGATAGAAACTGCCTAGAGATGATAGTAGAGGAGGAAAGGACAGAATGTTCCTGTATTTCCCCATGTTTTGTGCTAAGGAGGAATTAGAGGATGCTAGAGTGAGATTTTATCCCTTGGTGATGGGAATTGGAAGTACGGTAGAGGATTCTAGGACCTTTTTCCTAACCTTGGTCTACTTTAGGGGAACCATGAAGCCTACTTAACTTGGGGACTATAATTGGAGAAAGGATGAGGGGGGATTCCTGGTTTCAGAGCACATTTATTCATGGGGAATATCTTCCTTTGTCAATCTGGGTTAAGAGCTCCATAGGCATCGCCCTTGGAGAATGAGccaagaaggggaaggaggagggaaaggaaggcagTCTTACCTGTATTTCTTTTGTGTTCGTTGTCACCCAAGAGAGGGAGGCGAAGAAGTAGGCATCACTGAAGTAACAGCATACACACGGCATATTTTGAGGATAGCGAGATTCTTTGAACAGTATCTGGGACTGGTCGCTCAGCACAACTAGGTAATTCTTTGGGTCTTCTAAAGGTTGCTGGAGAGAGGCGTGGCATAAACTAAGAGGGCAGGGCACACAGGCACTACATAGATTTCTTGCACAAGTCACAACTGGAGCAGTTCCCAAAGTCATGCCTCCCACCTGAAGGACCTACTCCTGTTCCACTCACCTGTGTACAACTTACCACCTGTGGGACAGTTATACTTCACAACCATGTAACAAATCCTCCAATGCATGAAGGAACCCAACTCTGCAGGGCCTCTGTGGGCAAATCTTCTAGTGTGAACACAGGGAAAAATGATGTTCTTTCCAACATGAAGTTAGCCATGCCTCCTGtcctctaacattttttttttttttttgaaacggagtctcactctgttgcccaggctggagtgcagtggcacaatctcagctcactgcaacctccacctcccaggttcaagcgattgtcctgccttggtctcccgagtagctgggactgcaggtgcatgccaccatacccggctaatttctgtattattactagagatggggtttcaccatattggccaggctaatctcaaactcctgacctcatagtctacccaccgtggcctcccaaagtgctgggattacaggcgtgagccaccatgcccagcctaattttttttttttgtatttttagtagagatggggtttcaccatgttgtccaggctggtctcaaactccagacctccggtgatcctcccacctcagcctcccaaagtgctgggattacaggcatgagccaccacatccagcctcctCTAACATTCTTACTTGTGTCTAGAAGGTACACGTACCATAAAAGATACAATATTTAACAGAGTACTCAGACAAGTACATCACCTTACACCCACATGGAATATAGCAGAGTCTCCCAAAGTCAGTGCAGCTCTAAGTTACTAAAGCTTAAAGCTGCACTAAGTAAGATTCTTGGGACACCCTGTCTGGCCTTTAAATCTGACAGAGAATAAACATGTATACAACATATTATCCCACAGTGATAGAGCATATGCTATCAAATATGcatctgatatcctttttttatttttaagacagggtctccctctgtggtcccaggctggagtgtagtggtctgatttcagctcactgcaacctccacctcccatgttcaagtgattctcctgcctcagcctctgagtagctgagactacaggcatccactgccacacctggctatttttttgtatttttagtagtagagatggggtttcaccacgttgcccagggtggtttcaaGACTCCTGAGCtcgggtgatccatctgcctcagcctcccaaagtgctgggattacaggcatgagccaccatggctggccctgGGATCCTTTTATGCAGAGCCAACTATAGCAAAACAGATTGGCAGTGGTTCTCTCTGGTGCCTCCTCCTGTTTTAGAAAATCTCTGTTTACAGAAGGTCAGTTCCTCTGACAATGCTCCAGTGTGTATACTTTCCACTATTGAAATGTCCttgtgaggctgggtgtggtggctcacgcctgtaatcccagcactttgggaggctgaggcaggtggatcacctgagctcaggagtttgagaccattctgggcaacagggtgaaacactatctctactaaaaatataaaaattagctgtgcacggtggtgcacgcctataatcccagctactcaggaggctgaggcagaagattgctcgaacctgggaggcggaagttgcagtgagccaagatcatgccactgcactccagcctgggcaacagagcaagactccgtctcaaaaaaaaaaaaaaagaaaaagtccttgTGAGAGATCTGTGACTCATGGAAATTGATGGCCTACTTCCTACTAAGGAAGGGGATGATTGTCTTTATGGTATACCCTGTTTGCTTCCTGTTCTCAAGGACAATCTGTGGCTCTTCTAAATGCTTATTACTGTAAGACAGGTAGCAGCCAACCCATAATACATTTATGTCCTACATATATATTACCTTGCTTTTATTTATGACGTCATTTAGGAGAAGTTTTAAATCTTTCCACAGGGGAATGAGTCTGGGGGAAGACATCACCGTGAGTATCTCTTGGCCCTCCTGAGGACTGTTGCTTAAAAACCTGTGGGAATCCAAAAGAGCCCGGCTTAGTCACTGCCACTTTTCAAGCAGCTAGGACTCAGAAGGCAAGAACGAGGAACTCATTTTTATTGAACACCTCCTGAAAGTCAGGAACTTTGCACAAGACATACCTTCTCGTGTCATCCTCTCTACAGCCCAGTAAGCTAGGCATTACCTCGTTTTATAgacgagaaaactgaggcttggagagagcCAATGCGGAGTGAATCCTAGCATGTTTCTATCATAACCCAGTAAGATATATGGGTGAGAGAAGCAGAGAAACCTAGAGAGGGGCTGGGAAAGAATACCCTCACAGACAAATAATAGTCCTTCACATTTTGTGGTATGTCCAGAGAGCATTTTGTGGGTTCCTGATTCCTGGgggtaagttttatttatttatttatttctgagacagaatctctatcgcccaggctggagtgcagtggtgcaatcttggctcactgtaacctccacctcccagggtcaagtgattctcctgcctcagcctcccaagtagctgagactacaggtgcccgctgccatgcccagctaacttttgtatttttagcagagatggggtttcaccatgttggtcaggctggtcttgaactcctgaccttaggtaatccccccaccttggcctcccaaagtgctggaattacaggcgtgagccactatgcccaaacACCTGGgggtaagttttaaaaaaattaaaaaatcaagtgatcctcctgcctcagccttctaagtagctggaaccacaggcatataccaccatgcctggctaactttttaaactttttttttttttttttgtagagatggggttttgctatgttacccaggctggtctagaactcctggactgggaatacaggtgtgagccacaataccGACCTGTAGGTCTTAAAATGCATATTCCTgggctcctgccccagccctacTGAATCAGAAGCATGGAAGTGGGACCCAGGAACCCTCACTTGTAATGAGCTCCCTGGGTGATTCTACTGACATTTGAGTCTGACTGCTGCAATAAGAAATGGAGTTATGGGGCACCCAGACTAAGAGTCAGCACCAGCTCGCACATATGGCGAGAGGATAGAGCCATTTGGCCTTGCAGCAGGCTTCCCTGGCCTTGTGGAATCAGTTagctcatttttgtttgtttgttaagatggagtttcaattttagtatatgtgctgcggAAGCGAGCACTTGTttgttaagatggagtttcattctttttgcccagactggagtgcaacggtgcaatctcggctcactgtaatctccgcctcctgggttcaagggattctcctgctgcTGCCTCCCGGGTAgcatcaccaggcccagctaattttgtatttttagtagatacggggtttcaccatgttggccaggctggtctcgaactcccgacctcaggtgatctgtctgccttggcctcccaaaatcctgggatcacaggtgtgagccactgaggctgGCCTCAGATAGCTCTCTTACAGAAGGTACATctgctgttcattttctttttccctgttcCCTTTTCTTTGGCCTTCATGAGGACAAACCTTTACTTTTCCTGATTGTACAGTGAATTACTTTTAGCACTCTCCCTCTGTCAGGGAGTCTCTCATGACTGATGTGACAATGGGCTagtttttcctcatttgtaaaatgaaaatgccaCTGTTGCTTATGTCACAGGATTGTTGCAAAAATTTAATAGGATTATTTATGTGAAAACCCTTTAAGCACACTCTGAAACTACAAACACTTATGATTGCTGTTTGTAGGCCAGCCTAGTTCTCAGACGGGTGACCACTCTCTTTCCTTCCAACTCATACTTTGTGCTTTTCAGGTGCTCTCGAAACATGGCAATTAAATTTATAGTCTGGCCAGCAGAGGGCAATGGAGCCCAACCTTGCCTTACAGATGAAAAAGAACTTCATCCCTTTAGCGAAATagtgggaacttgttagaaatgcaaattattgtgCCCCATCCCACACCTACTCTATTGAAAATTCTGAGGTTAAGGGCCATCaatatgaatttttgttttgtttttaagagacagggttttggctgggtgcagtggatcatgcctgtaatcctaggactttgggaggccaaggcgggcagattacctgaggtcaggagttcgagaccagcctggccaacatggtgaaaccctgtctctactaaaaatacaaaaactagctgggcgttgtggtgggcgcctgtaatccaagctacttgggaggctgaggcaggagaatcacttgaactcgcaAGACAGGCTGCCATGCgctgagattgtactactgcactccagcctgggcaacagagtgagactctgtctcaaaaaaaaaaaaaaaaaaatggcaccatcatagctcactgcagccttgaactccaaagctcaagtgatcctcccacttcagcctcccaagtagctagaactacaggcatgtgccaccacacctggctactttttgtttctttgttttgtttttgtagagacaggatctcactatgttgcccagattggccTTGAGCTCTTGgtcacaagtgatcctcccaacttggcctcccaaaatcttgggattttaggcataagccaccatgcctggcttgttttgtttttttgttccaatttttgtagagatgggagtgggggtggggtgggagtgggggtggggcaggggtgggggcctgtcaccatgctgtccagactggtcttgaactcctggcctcaagcaatcttccaacctcagcttcgcagagtgctgggattacaggcatgaaccattgcacctTGCTTCAACAATAAAgtgtgagaaccactggtttaga encodes:
- the WDR87 gene encoding WD repeat-containing protein 87 isoform X2 — encoded protein: MSSPRLIPLWKDLKLLLNDVINKSKQPLEDPKNYLVVLSDQSQILFKESRYPQNMPCVCCYFSDAYFFASLSWVTTNTKEIQAVVWMKSKTEDIVEKRTFSMTERLPPIQSMVHTGSFHILVVYCGDLILRLFGDHFRAFKPLGKVPCRFNISCLCYDPEMKMLLSGILGAVVTWVIEQGGTGLQIAHIVSMPGDELVQDIVLNGPNGSLLALCETVVRVLMRQGKGQLGEVKRFTSTSSGSSITCCFTCFDQGFFYVGNQAGEIQVWSLHQGHPLHSFQAHNSSVICIHSRPEAHTLLTAGSDSLIKEWNLTSGSLLRRLELGEELYQLQFIDSITFFCQTAHSFSLRRLPCFYSLFNVCGSAPQQLRRVCCGDNWFRILCTTEDGLLRFVSPITGDLLVITWPFSILDQAVDWAYDPGKEELFVATGSSEVLVFDTTRCPCPAKYLLCTSPNSQDFVQCLAYGHFKLGQGLEGLIFSGHQSGVIRVLSQHSCARLEKFMHFGAVLALSTLSGGIMGGQRNSLLCSYGMDDYVHLSEVVLGGVKVHLRPLASILSSCHLTHLILLPKSVGAITETNCLRLWKFHDFMSFGSQDGLKFIETLPLHQCAITSFDVCLSLSLFVTGSIDGSVRIWDFQGRLIAILDSSLHFGPLCFANDRGDLLVTFNQSLYLVSCLKLLPPALLTHLSYMSLPDEVLEAPKPFIPSFFFSFETMFVPKYIYLGQGQQKLVGLEKLVNNRAIAFDHSVPHVIEEDEKGSPVLLCSSMHYSLQNMEDWMQMSKRYRHHYVLPPQLQLTSWDGLNPYQILRYYFGHGREWLLAPDCYIPNSVIRARLWPEGTPIYLQCNLHAPQRELEWDRFQEFFFWHSRVRAISNIEYSKKEEDEHFLEMRLSKDVTYSVLIDRANRSWLGRKMSEIAINSMIETMLNIMIHASSLKYQSCVAALGQIFASYQVSPTLRSETARRLLDDTTNSNPLIRELAWEGLKRLGMITHLFAVPLAQGLMDKDERVRNKTLMLMAEIGIHSRTSLLQLIQKPETFQEMQQEMIGEEHLDHLLGMRATDLQILYTQVEQRLNENLTLSSSDEKPAFSLDVSKLSELKSFPMKAPTSSEEPEVAVKPSKGKRRGQAGSKKHSRKWLRGLKKMKERGSKHMGRELGLLEDESGTEAAPIEMEDVSIHSKWSLTTSVSTLLKDVDSQEKDISQDRIALTLKRLRKIRDKRDKKATAQKPKKKHKKKGEAQVITGEPPVVEQPVIKKFKLQGRGASGVSGRRPTTGGGSTWRDDLCHLMTLRISGSQTEMSENLTTELVKFAQETLVDRHPSWELFQEICPLLKKESKVLLEDLDWDAVPPEEKPSFTYEGAIREDMTRDVMQEVIRHKEVLPRDEEQAQKTAKDMPGLEETQVILKKSKKKKVIFLEPGDVTKERQIPRKEEKKTFQKSPERERKAVQWERKAGKIKTEMTKEERDMSEEVKETATLEEEVVEQEERPVLTKRTPSWQDWKRSWDEWKQVHGKTRKSWKAWKKDWEKRLLQEEEKLHQAGEKLSPEEEMLQEDQRKLKWKEWKQVWENMLSSKSKEQPYEDEEVVTLEEEVSQEGEEKEEQVTEEQRQIQEEHKQARIHRKQAQAEKKRAQEERKLAQEEEKLAQQERQLAQEERKLAQEYIKKTQEDGKVAQAEGKFAQKEETLAHRGEELSQEAENLARQRRKLAKQREKVAKEEEKLAKKRGKLAEVKSILVQKVEEVAQRQQNLDRQKELAQKLEELAWDMEELSRKEEKVNQEEETLTEEKKILAEEEETLAWEREKLSEQERKLAQDKEKMPEGEERLAWQREQLMEKKVKLAQKRERWTNRMEELTKNKAIVYQKKRNLAQEKNKWAQGEEHLLYGQERLTHNRKQLAQVNDKLKIFKKTLAQMEEKLTQEKETVSKKKEKLSKREKKLVQVEDSLAEKQEKLAHEKMKSALEKAMVQGKKRLRGELDIAKEEKALNLEMKRLAEEKMRLLEGKEALSKGETPNTSRLRKMTKVEQELVERKLSLEEKILLHEDRLLAIEKREIAKGKLEFTRVQRIYAQEQRKLAKDARMLIKKKESLSKEPAKLNKILKALQKLIRDERTLTEEEIKVTKIRRSFFAKESRLNKEQSKLGIKGWGFSEKQSELTKDEKKLTRKQRKLAKEMRRMIKKEEKITEEESRLARAHSEVILDDEVEGGTEEEEVIPFLKQRWRKKKEANEVDEPKEKFPSQVDEVESEEHFYEEMESLLDELEKQESLSSEEEEEEEEEEDERDEEEEEEKEEEEGEVEEEEEEEKRKKKKEKKEEEFQEKEEVFEEKEEIMSEEELESLSDKEEEEESSSLEEEVDEEKEILKREKLFKLQDQRRKSLRGREKVPSIGKGVSHVKGRAMRLRVLKSPLKKLVSIALEMREKTPVPVPEKQISWEDKKATVVAIPRKFSGTMDKEREVLGKYEPIPPPVSGTVLESQEQDLKIPFMAHILRKTIDAQELQCKPLGPQWKWLLQHLSLLGQTEVQLPLSQIRAKEQHADISLSDVEWICHVLERMEAGEELSKDSFHRLCQLLKDLTSKGNLEWLHLAKLEAIVYRHRQALESQGTRISKPSRESMSPKYLKVIPPIQAKEKESWLEPLAIPTRKSPLATKRIPDPRAKNWHLLGEPYRSERAQQISMVHKEMAMQHFHPATGDIFPSIYASVEKQTLALMFQKDLRDFKDKRRFPKLPKLEKKTQPISKKKEKLPLWETFVALYHVLRMLQQRYGKDSTAWMEQFNQLMQLYQLKSPRIQRLLLELLQGEELQPQEIIYKEALKATELVPGERLLYCLFCGGSHTARGPQEFQGVVPVPGQNNVHTILPVGIAQYGILELAWKSLPQADIHLTKALIHTVAPTP